A region from the Stygiolobus caldivivus genome encodes:
- a CDS encoding FMN-binding glutamate synthase family protein: protein MLIIKDYLPLPKQLDGEFWNVERIDHIRRLAVTGKPYKVFPDWEGSLRILDRVRFKNEKSKVVDNPSSDSSTEVAGIYMSAPLYLGDMSYGALSGNPNIVIAKAADYTQTLAGTGEGGLHPEVAKYKRIFVQWASARFGVDYDVLSHGAAVVIKIGQGAKPGIGGHLPGSKVTGPISMTRRIPVGIDAISPAPHHDIYSIEDLGQRIEALKEATGKPVFVKVAATNYIPYIVSGIARMGADGVIIDGHGAGTGATPVVIRDNVGIPIELAVAVSDRVLKEQGMRDGFTIIAAGRVADATDAAKLIALGADVVSIGTGALIAMGCVMVHKCHIGSCPSALTNKIDGTRELDMEFGFKTLTNYIRGFTLELRNILDNLGLKSVSELRGRRELLVGKGLSRETLEVLGIHGEEEELPPKIGELWSKRRKVYLHELINKGEPVITSMGSTAPPDIEKPARVVDWLRSDGAQVTRPSIDPYREDIDTSFYLAQGKFYLSLPIIFDVSDAQPEVRDALSWASLALSAGIFTVEADVRFSEVTLSNDEKGAITWSKTYKPFTYLYLPSSSEAVEEVVELKGVLGFIIDEDSGNEDLEVVISEVDTKLKEMGIRKKFDVIAKSSRIRDSGDVFKLVALGADSVVMSHKVLDVAIGEGSRTGLKDKAFNLIAGFKKEIALLAGAAGIYSVQSSLTGNRELLRAVNLNSYVLRKLRVKVAGSL, encoded by the coding sequence TTGTTGATCATAAAAGATTACCTCCCTCTGCCTAAGCAGTTGGACGGTGAGTTTTGGAACGTTGAAAGGATAGACCACATAAGGAGGCTAGCGGTTACGGGTAAGCCCTATAAGGTCTTCCCTGACTGGGAAGGATCATTAAGGATTTTAGACCGTGTAAGGTTTAAAAACGAGAAGAGTAAGGTAGTGGATAACCCTAGTTCTGATAGCTCTACTGAGGTAGCAGGGATATACATGTCTGCCCCATTATACCTTGGAGACATGTCCTACGGTGCCCTGAGCGGGAACCCGAACATCGTAATAGCGAAAGCTGCGGATTATACTCAGACTCTAGCAGGGACTGGTGAAGGCGGGTTACACCCTGAAGTGGCTAAATACAAGAGGATCTTTGTACAGTGGGCTTCTGCCAGGTTCGGAGTAGATTATGATGTCCTCTCCCACGGTGCAGCTGTGGTAATAAAGATAGGACAAGGGGCTAAACCCGGTATTGGTGGTCACTTACCGGGTAGTAAAGTCACGGGGCCTATTTCAATGACAAGGCGTATCCCTGTGGGTATTGATGCGATTTCACCAGCCCCACACCACGACATCTACTCTATTGAGGATCTGGGGCAGAGGATAGAAGCTTTAAAAGAGGCGACCGGAAAGCCGGTATTCGTAAAAGTAGCAGCGACGAATTACATACCTTATATTGTCTCGGGTATAGCTAGGATGGGTGCTGATGGGGTTATAATAGACGGGCACGGTGCTGGCACTGGAGCCACCCCCGTCGTGATAAGGGACAATGTAGGCATCCCTATAGAATTAGCGGTAGCCGTAAGTGACCGTGTGCTTAAGGAGCAGGGGATGAGGGATGGCTTTACGATTATCGCTGCTGGTAGGGTCGCAGACGCTACCGATGCGGCTAAGTTAATAGCGTTAGGTGCGGACGTGGTGAGTATAGGTACTGGGGCTTTAATAGCTATGGGTTGTGTGATGGTCCATAAGTGCCACATAGGTTCCTGCCCTTCGGCCCTGACTAACAAGATAGACGGGACAAGGGAGTTGGATATGGAGTTCGGGTTTAAAACGCTTACAAACTACATCAGGGGGTTTACTCTGGAACTGAGGAATATCCTCGATAACCTCGGTCTGAAAAGTGTAAGTGAATTAAGGGGTAGGAGAGAGCTTTTGGTAGGTAAGGGCCTATCTAGGGAGACCCTTGAGGTGTTAGGGATCCACGGTGAGGAGGAAGAGTTACCGCCTAAGATAGGGGAACTATGGAGTAAGAGGAGGAAGGTATATCTACACGAGTTGATCAATAAGGGTGAACCCGTAATAACCAGTATGGGTAGTACAGCGCCACCGGATATAGAAAAACCGGCCAGGGTCGTTGATTGGTTAAGGTCTGATGGCGCTCAGGTCACTAGGCCTTCTATAGACCCCTATAGGGAAGATATTGACACTAGTTTTTACTTAGCCCAAGGTAAGTTTTACCTCTCATTACCTATTATCTTCGACGTGTCAGACGCACAGCCTGAAGTTAGGGACGCCCTGAGTTGGGCGTCACTAGCCCTCAGCGCGGGTATTTTCACAGTGGAGGCGGACGTTAGGTTTAGTGAAGTGACTTTATCTAATGACGAGAAGGGTGCAATAACGTGGAGTAAGACTTACAAGCCTTTTACTTACCTTTACCTCCCCTCTAGTTCAGAAGCCGTTGAAGAAGTCGTGGAGTTAAAAGGAGTATTAGGCTTTATCATAGATGAGGACAGTGGGAATGAAGACCTAGAAGTGGTCATCTCTGAGGTAGATACTAAGCTCAAAGAAATGGGTATTAGGAAGAAGTTTGACGTAATCGCGAAGTCCAGCAGGATTAGGGACTCCGGTGATGTCTTCAAGCTCGTGGCCTTAGGTGCTGACAGTGTGGTAATGAGCCATAAGGTCTTGGACGTGGCTATAGGAGAAGGTTCCAGAACGGGGTTGAAGGACAAGGCATTTAACCTCATCGCGGGGTTTAAGAAGGAAATTGCGCTATTAGCAGGTGCAGCTGGGATTTACAGTGTACAGTCATCGTTAACCGGGAATAGGGAGCTATTGAGGGCAGTTAACCTGAACTCGTATGTTTTGAGGAAATTAAGGGTTAAGGTGGCTGGTTCATTATGA
- a CDS encoding nascent polypeptide-associated complex protein, which translates to MLGIKTEQIDAIKVIIELQDKTLVIENPSVLKMTQQGQEIYTVIGSAKEQVKEQKVEISDEDVKFVMEQTGKSENEVREALQKTNGDIAQAILLLTGGENKG; encoded by the coding sequence ATGCTGGGGATAAAGACAGAACAGATAGACGCTATTAAGGTCATAATAGAGCTCCAAGACAAGACGTTAGTGATCGAAAACCCTTCAGTACTAAAGATGACACAACAGGGACAAGAGATATACACAGTAATAGGCAGTGCTAAGGAACAAGTTAAAGAGCAGAAAGTAGAAATTAGTGATGAAGACGTGAAGTTCGTGATGGAGCAGACGGGGAAGAGCGAGAACGAGGTCAGGGAAGCATTACAGAAGACAAACGGGGACATTGCACAAGCCATACTCTTACTTACCGGGGGAGAGAATAAGGGGTAA
- a CDS encoding MBL fold metallo-hydrolase, protein MSNYTIKILGGGKEVGRAAIEVEKGGSAVVLDYGVNFDPNDNPNLPLQDAPGKIKGFVVSHSHLDHVGALPLYQISGNYPVYGTRITRLITEIMLKDFLKLSGAKLPFEWVEVKKTMDNFRTVDYYKEFEVDSFKLELGNAGHIPGSAIIKVKTDKHVIAYTGDINLTNTHLVSPADLDFLRDVNVLVMESTYGRFNHPDRKTVEEEFYESTKEVLEEGGTVLVPAFSLSRSQEILSVLADRKLEYPVFYDGMVKEITELMIHNPEFINNYPALKRAYDNFKYVEGWGNRNKATRGEGVIVSSAGMLKGGPAVYYFKKVADNPKNAVFLVSYQAENTPGRRLLETGKFDEYSPMLKARFQLFDFSSHAGKEQLKQIIKAARNLEKVVLVHGDPASSSKLAEEVRRELGIYVEVAENGKEISV, encoded by the coding sequence ATGAGTAATTACACAATAAAAATTCTAGGCGGAGGAAAAGAAGTAGGCAGAGCGGCTATTGAGGTAGAGAAGGGAGGTTCGGCAGTAGTACTCGATTACGGAGTAAACTTTGACCCAAACGACAACCCCAATTTACCTTTGCAAGACGCACCGGGCAAGATTAAAGGCTTTGTAGTTTCCCACTCACACTTGGACCATGTAGGTGCTTTGCCCCTATACCAGATTTCAGGGAACTACCCGGTTTACGGGACTAGGATAACGAGGCTAATTACTGAAATAATGTTAAAAGACTTCTTGAAGTTATCTGGTGCAAAGCTCCCCTTTGAGTGGGTAGAAGTGAAGAAGACTATGGACAACTTTAGGACCGTTGATTACTATAAAGAGTTCGAGGTAGACTCGTTTAAACTGGAACTGGGCAACGCGGGCCACATACCGGGGAGTGCTATAATTAAGGTAAAGACAGATAAACATGTCATCGCGTACACGGGGGACATAAACTTGACTAACACACATTTAGTAAGCCCGGCTGACTTGGACTTCTTGAGGGACGTTAACGTCCTAGTAATGGAGAGCACTTACGGTAGGTTTAACCACCCCGATAGGAAGACAGTTGAAGAGGAGTTCTATGAGTCAACTAAGGAAGTACTAGAAGAAGGTGGGACAGTCCTAGTGCCGGCGTTTAGCCTTTCGAGGAGCCAGGAGATCCTCTCTGTTTTAGCTGATAGGAAGCTTGAGTACCCCGTATTTTATGACGGCATGGTAAAGGAGATAACTGAGCTTATGATCCATAACCCCGAGTTCATAAATAATTATCCGGCTTTAAAGAGGGCTTACGACAACTTTAAGTACGTTGAAGGGTGGGGGAACAGGAATAAGGCTACGAGGGGCGAAGGTGTAATTGTAAGCAGTGCGGGTATGCTCAAAGGAGGGCCTGCCGTGTACTACTTCAAAAAGGTAGCCGACAACCCGAAGAACGCCGTATTTCTGGTAAGTTATCAAGCTGAAAATACTCCAGGGAGGAGGTTGCTCGAGACAGGGAAATTTGATGAGTATTCCCCTATGTTAAAAGCTAGGTTTCAGCTCTTCGACTTTTCCAGCCATGCAGGGAAAGAGCAACTCAAACAGATCATCAAGGCAGCTAGGAACTTGGAGAAAGTGGTGCTGGTGCACGGCGACCCTGCGAGCTCCTCTAAACTTGCCGAAGAGGTTAGGAGAGAGTTAGGAATATATGTCGAAGTTGCTGAAAATGGTAAGGAGATAAGTGTATGA
- a CDS encoding carboxypeptidase-like regulatory domain-containing protein: MNRSYLISILLMIAMVVSIPVFSASYTSGGITFYSPVANNEVYHSGQQLILNASTGEPNVPVTIYVEYNGKYVYVNPAAHTNAQGYIYADLGTFGTGSLTSPGTYTIIVSTSGTPPETGTINVVYIPAEATINVEVLNNQNLPVSGATVYLYNVTNGVHTLISQNTTNPSGVATFHVISYNFTQTFEVEASASGYVSSSANVSVIGNQTVNVVIHLYPAILTIVPLYVIQNNSIVDAGTMQSPLQSVVVTQGLPASMIVAVMFAGKPVTNATLSVSSALPSQIKIVSYSPITSGKYAGDYNITFVAAVENYTSVPYEVDLDINATYITYTQSSYVEVQAYYNALTYIHTTLTQLQNEINIVSQDVAALNKSITSLNTTLTSLSQSITTINNDINTLNTELKSVNQTATGLSGTVTKLQSEINSLNGTVGSLSSQVSSLNSKVDGILPLVYGGIIAGIIGLIVAIIAIILVYRKIS; the protein is encoded by the coding sequence ATGAATAGATCTTACTTGATATCAATTTTGTTAATGATTGCAATGGTAGTGTCAATTCCAGTTTTTAGTGCTAGCTATACTAGTGGAGGCATAACATTTTATTCACCAGTTGCTAATAACGAGGTTTATCATTCGGGCCAGCAGTTAATATTGAATGCAAGTACTGGAGAGCCTAATGTCCCAGTAACTATTTACGTAGAATATAACGGTAAGTATGTGTATGTTAATCCAGCAGCTCATACTAATGCTCAAGGATATATATATGCCGATCTGGGTACTTTTGGTACAGGCTCATTGACCTCTCCCGGGACTTATACTATTATAGTATCGACGTCAGGTACACCCCCTGAAACTGGTACTATAAATGTGGTGTACATACCGGCGGAGGCTACTATCAACGTAGAAGTGCTGAACAATCAGAATTTACCGGTTAGTGGAGCTACAGTGTACCTTTATAATGTGACTAACGGTGTCCATACTCTAATATCACAAAATACTACTAACCCTAGTGGAGTTGCGACCTTTCATGTTATATCTTATAACTTTACTCAGACTTTTGAGGTCGAGGCTAGTGCGTCCGGTTATGTATCATCAAGTGCTAATGTCTCAGTAATTGGTAACCAGACTGTTAATGTGGTTATTCATCTATACCCTGCAATATTAACAATTGTACCCTTATACGTTATACAGAATAATTCTATAGTTGATGCCGGTACTATGCAGTCACCTTTGCAATCAGTCGTAGTCACTCAGGGACTCCCTGCTTCTATGATAGTTGCAGTTATGTTTGCTGGTAAGCCCGTGACAAATGCTACCCTCTCGGTGAGTTCCGCATTACCAAGTCAGATAAAGATAGTGTCTTACTCTCCAATAACTTCTGGAAAATATGCTGGTGATTACAATATAACTTTTGTAGCTGCTGTTGAAAACTACACGAGTGTCCCATACGAGGTTGACTTAGATATAAACGCTACGTATATTACTTATACTCAGAGCAGCTATGTGGAGGTTCAGGCTTACTACAATGCCCTCACATATATACACACGACTTTAACTCAATTACAGAACGAAATTAACATCGTGTCGCAAGATGTAGCTGCGCTGAACAAGAGCATAACTTCATTAAACACTACTTTAACTTCACTGAGCCAGAGCATAACTACGATTAATAACGACATTAATACCTTAAACACAGAGTTAAAGTCCGTTAACCAGACCGCTACCGGGCTATCAGGGACTGTAACAAAATTGCAGAGCGAAATAAATTCGTTAAATGGGACTGTGGGGAGTTTAAGTAGTCAAGTGTCTTCATTGAACTCTAAGGTTGACGGTATACTGCCCTTAGTATATGGCGGTATAATAGCTGGAATAATTGGCCTAATAGTAGCAATAATAGCTATTATATTAGTCTATAGAAAAATAAGTTAA
- a CDS encoding helix-turn-helix domain-containing protein, translating to MDYLIETLAKRIAGDISWSESPGASMRKWREAFNISQGEIARHMGISQSVIADYERGRRKPGIDFLRKFVSALIEIDGERGFKVINELIKGYTLMLPFIDDLGDFQSPVGVDEIVMAIDGVIPNSFVPESRVYGWVITDSIKAITSLKGLEFYQLLNFMLGRVVVFTNVSSGRSPLIALKIAPIKPSIIVLHRPVKLDPLALLLAEKDGITLIVSTLKDPKEIKERIRKI from the coding sequence ATGGACTACCTTATCGAGACACTCGCTAAAAGGATCGCGGGGGACATAAGCTGGAGCGAGTCCCCCGGGGCTTCTATGAGGAAATGGAGGGAAGCCTTCAACATCTCGCAAGGGGAAATAGCGAGGCATATGGGCATTTCCCAGTCTGTTATCGCAGACTATGAGAGGGGGAGGAGAAAGCCCGGTATCGACTTCCTCAGGAAGTTCGTGTCAGCCCTAATAGAGATAGACGGAGAAAGGGGGTTCAAAGTCATCAATGAACTGATCAAGGGCTATACCCTAATGCTCCCTTTTATAGACGACTTGGGGGACTTCCAGTCCCCAGTAGGGGTGGACGAAATCGTGATGGCAATAGACGGGGTAATACCCAACTCTTTTGTCCCGGAGTCCAGAGTCTACGGTTGGGTAATAACTGATAGTATAAAGGCCATAACGAGCCTTAAGGGGCTTGAGTTCTACCAATTGTTAAACTTCATGTTGGGTAGGGTAGTAGTATTTACTAACGTCAGTTCAGGTAGGTCACCCCTGATCGCCTTAAAGATAGCCCCTATTAAGCCCTCGATAATAGTACTCCACAGACCGGTAAAGTTAGACCCTCTAGCCCTATTACTCGCAGAGAAAGACGGCATTACACTGATAGTTTCTACCTTAAAAGACCCTAAGGAAATTAAGGAAAGGATAAGGAAAATTTAG
- a CDS encoding threonyl-tRNA synthetase editing domain-containing protein, whose translation MILLLIHASKFSFSVKEKAIKEPEEPKIPSLEKENVLVVFTTIEKGDSEELVDKAVSEVVSVFNDVKASSVVIYPYAHLSDNLERPAQAISLLKLFEDKMSKALGKEVYRTPFGWYKQFMIDCYGHPLSELSKRIREGEVNYQKSEELKVCEKFGFSSSPHSTFMRRATLEYLRYLAKPDVIIEGEGEPENGEMVISYSTPSGRRLPCINEEPTIKVKTKSEVNGIPDSFTDSKNTYIVRAKGNKGYSTINVNLLTYYYLLNASRENPPTLPLWLSPVQVRIIPVKREFINEAVTLASQIGSRVDIDDTEDGLGSKIARAGKEWIPYLVLLGEREVKTGSLTVKIRKGNEQRSYTADELRKEIKAQDPLSLQPFLPLLVSKRPKKYVTLQ comes from the coding sequence ATGATCCTTTTACTTATCCACGCATCTAAATTCTCTTTCTCGGTCAAGGAGAAGGCTATTAAGGAGCCTGAAGAGCCGAAAATACCGTCTTTAGAAAAGGAAAACGTACTAGTAGTATTTACTACTATCGAAAAGGGTGATAGTGAGGAATTAGTGGATAAGGCTGTGAGCGAAGTGGTAAGCGTCTTCAACGACGTTAAGGCGAGTTCTGTCGTGATTTACCCTTATGCCCACCTTTCAGACAATTTAGAAAGGCCGGCCCAAGCTATTTCATTGCTCAAGTTATTTGAGGACAAGATGTCTAAGGCTCTGGGCAAAGAAGTCTATAGGACACCTTTCGGGTGGTATAAACAGTTTATGATAGACTGTTACGGGCACCCTTTAAGTGAGCTATCAAAGCGTATAAGGGAAGGAGAGGTAAACTACCAGAAGAGCGAGGAACTTAAGGTTTGTGAGAAGTTTGGTTTTTCCAGCTCTCCCCATTCTACCTTTATGAGGAGGGCTACACTCGAGTATTTAAGGTACTTAGCTAAGCCAGATGTGATAATAGAAGGAGAAGGGGAGCCGGAAAACGGGGAAATGGTAATATCCTATTCAACTCCTTCTGGGAGGAGGCTCCCTTGTATAAATGAGGAACCGACCATTAAAGTAAAGACCAAGAGCGAAGTCAACGGTATACCAGATAGTTTTACTGACTCTAAGAATACTTATATCGTGAGGGCTAAGGGCAATAAGGGCTATTCCACGATCAACGTTAACCTACTCACCTATTATTACCTTTTAAATGCGTCAAGGGAAAACCCCCCTACATTACCCTTGTGGCTTTCGCCAGTTCAAGTCAGAATAATCCCGGTAAAAAGGGAGTTTATAAATGAGGCGGTAACACTGGCCTCACAGATAGGGTCGAGGGTAGATATTGATGATACAGAAGACGGTTTAGGCTCCAAAATTGCTAGGGCAGGTAAGGAATGGATCCCCTATCTAGTGCTACTAGGGGAGAGAGAAGTTAAAACCGGTTCGTTGACGGTGAAGATACGAAAAGGAAACGAGCAGAGGAGTTACACCGCGGATGAGTTACGAAAAGAGATAAAAGCACAAGACCCCTTATCTCTACAGCCTTTCTTACCCTTACTTGTCTCTAAGAGACCTAAAAAGTATGTTACTCTACAGTAA
- the glmS gene encoding glutamine--fructose-6-phosphate transaminase (isomerizing) gives MCGIIGVISSNESKKLSEITISALKRLEYRGYDSVGVASLGSKGIEVRKAKGTVEQVTVRKKIPDMSGYIFLGHTRWATHGAPTDYNAHPHTDCSGKIAVIHNGTIKNFKELKAELESLGHKFTSETDTEVIPHLIEEFMKRGMDPFTAFKSAIKSLDGSYAVLGIIQGEKRIFFAKRDNPLVIGLGEGENYIASDIPAFLPYTKRILVISDGEVGFLTNSSVYIEDLNGNAVDIHKRIRIIDWDVETASKEGYPHFMIKEIHESPKAVRDTISSLVSDLDVVEKISEEIRQAERVIITGAGTSYHAGLYFSLLLSREGLTAIPLVASEYYNLKGRKGDLVVAISQSGETIDVLLSIRKLKSEGAKIVSITNVIESAIARESDYKVYMRAGPEIGVAATKTFTTQVATLLFLYSYTFGKEWKSLKEADKEVEQAINLTEGFTKRIGEELSKKASVYYLGRGLSLPLAMEGALKIKEVSYVHAEAYPAGESKHGPISLVESGFPVVFINDGEMPELLKNNVMEMKARGGKIFTISVNKKIGEADTEVFLSSKFPVLSISPVIQLIAYYAAVSKGLDPDKPRNLAKTVTVE, from the coding sequence ATGTGTGGTATAATAGGCGTGATATCATCAAACGAGAGCAAGAAGCTCTCAGAAATTACGATTTCAGCACTCAAAAGGCTTGAATATAGGGGATACGACAGTGTCGGGGTAGCTTCTCTAGGTAGTAAAGGGATAGAGGTGAGAAAAGCCAAAGGTACAGTAGAGCAAGTCACTGTCAGGAAGAAAATCCCCGATATGTCGGGATATATATTTCTAGGCCATACTAGATGGGCTACCCACGGTGCCCCAACTGACTACAATGCCCACCCGCACACGGACTGTTCGGGCAAAATAGCGGTAATCCATAACGGTACCATAAAGAACTTTAAGGAGCTCAAGGCAGAACTTGAATCGTTGGGCCACAAGTTCACTAGTGAGACGGATACAGAAGTAATACCACATTTAATAGAGGAATTCATGAAGAGGGGGATGGATCCGTTTACTGCATTTAAGTCTGCCATAAAGTCCCTAGACGGTAGCTACGCAGTATTAGGTATAATCCAAGGGGAGAAGAGGATATTCTTCGCAAAGAGAGACAACCCCCTCGTAATAGGTCTCGGAGAAGGGGAAAACTATATAGCTAGTGATATACCTGCATTTTTACCTTATACAAAGAGGATTTTAGTCATATCCGACGGTGAAGTCGGTTTCCTAACTAATTCAAGCGTGTACATAGAGGACTTAAACGGGAATGCCGTTGATATCCATAAGAGGATAAGGATTATAGACTGGGATGTCGAAACAGCTTCAAAAGAAGGTTACCCCCACTTTATGATAAAGGAAATCCATGAGTCACCAAAGGCTGTGAGGGATACTATCTCCAGCTTAGTTTCAGACCTAGATGTAGTGGAGAAAATAAGTGAGGAGATAAGACAAGCTGAAAGGGTTATCATTACGGGTGCGGGAACCAGTTATCACGCAGGGCTTTATTTCTCTCTCTTGTTATCGAGGGAGGGTTTAACCGCGATCCCCCTAGTCGCTTCAGAATACTACAACTTGAAAGGAAGGAAGGGGGACTTAGTGGTAGCAATTAGCCAGAGCGGAGAGACAATCGATGTATTACTGTCTATACGTAAACTTAAGAGTGAAGGTGCTAAAATAGTCTCAATTACTAACGTTATAGAAAGTGCAATAGCGAGAGAAAGCGACTATAAGGTCTACATGAGGGCAGGCCCAGAAATAGGTGTAGCCGCTACAAAGACTTTTACTACCCAGGTCGCAACTCTCCTGTTCTTATACTCTTACACATTCGGTAAAGAGTGGAAATCCTTAAAGGAAGCTGACAAGGAAGTTGAACAGGCTATAAACTTAACGGAAGGTTTTACTAAGAGAATAGGAGAAGAACTATCTAAAAAGGCTAGTGTCTATTATCTAGGAAGGGGGCTTTCACTACCTCTGGCCATGGAAGGTGCACTGAAGATCAAAGAGGTGTCCTATGTACATGCAGAGGCATACCCTGCTGGTGAGAGTAAACACGGCCCTATTTCTCTGGTAGAGAGCGGGTTCCCCGTAGTATTTATTAATGATGGTGAAATGCCCGAATTACTGAAAAATAACGTAATGGAAATGAAGGCTAGAGGGGGTAAAATATTCACAATTAGTGTAAACAAGAAGATAGGAGAGGCTGACACAGAAGTCTTCCTCAGTTCCAAGTTCCCAGTACTCTCAATATCTCCAGTTATACAGTTGATCGCTTATTACGCGGCCGTAAGTAAGGGGTTAGACCCAGATAAACCGAGGAACCTGGCTAAGACCGTTACTGTAGAGTAA